The following are encoded together in the Bacillus sp. V2I10 genome:
- the purM gene encoding phosphoribosylformylglycinamidine cyclo-ligase, with the protein MSNAYKQAGVDIEAGYEAVSRMKKHVAKTMRKGVMGSLGGFGGMFDLSELNYKQPVLVSGTDGVGTKLKLAFLMDQHDTIGIDAVAMCVNDILAQGAEPLFFLDYLALGKAEPVKIEQIVKGVADGCEQSGCALVGGETAEMPGLYDGDEYDIAGFAVGAVEKEEIVTGENIRAGHVLIGLSSSGLHSNGFSLVRKILLEDHGLSLKEKVEPLQHTLGEELLRPTKIYVKPVLEVLKKYKVDGMAHITGGGFIENIPRMLPEGLGAEIDYGSWPIPPVFDLLQEKGALSQEEMFNIFNMGVGFVLAVDYKQMHNVINEIEKHGEKAYIIGRVKDGQGVTFGGGSLT; encoded by the coding sequence ATGTCAAACGCATACAAGCAGGCAGGCGTTGATATAGAAGCAGGCTATGAAGCCGTTTCGCGAATGAAAAAGCATGTAGCTAAAACAATGAGAAAAGGCGTCATGGGCAGCCTCGGCGGATTTGGCGGCATGTTCGATCTTTCAGAGCTGAATTACAAACAGCCGGTCCTCGTATCAGGTACAGATGGTGTAGGCACAAAGCTTAAGCTTGCATTCCTGATGGATCAGCATGATACGATTGGGATAGATGCAGTTGCGATGTGTGTGAATGATATTCTTGCACAGGGCGCAGAGCCATTATTCTTCCTTGACTATTTGGCGCTTGGAAAAGCAGAGCCTGTTAAGATCGAGCAGATCGTCAAAGGTGTAGCAGACGGCTGCGAGCAGTCAGGCTGTGCTTTGGTTGGCGGAGAAACAGCCGAAATGCCTGGTTTATATGACGGGGACGAATATGATATCGCAGGCTTTGCTGTTGGCGCTGTTGAAAAAGAAGAGATTGTCACAGGTGAGAATATCCGTGCAGGTCACGTATTAATCGGCCTTTCCTCAAGCGGATTGCACAGCAACGGCTTCTCATTGGTACGCAAAATTTTGCTTGAAGATCACGGTCTTTCATTAAAAGAGAAAGTTGAACCGCTTCAGCACACGCTTGGAGAGGAATTGCTCCGTCCGACTAAGATTTATGTGAAACCGGTATTAGAAGTTTTGAAAAAGTATAAGGTAGATGGCATGGCCCACATTACGGGCGGCGGATTTATAGAAAACATCCCGAGAATGCTCCCTGAAGGATTAGGGGCAGAAATCGATTACGGTTCATGGCCGATTCCTCCTGTCTTTGATTTGCTTCAGGAAAAAGGGGCGCTCAGCCAGGAAGAAATGTTTAACATCTTTAACATGGGCGTCGGATTTGTATTAGCGGTTGATTACAAGCAGATGCACAATGTCATCAATGAAATTGAAAAGCATGGAGAGAAGGCTTATATTATCGGACGTGTGAAGGATGGCCAGGGCGTCACATTTGGCGGAGGCTCTCTCACATGA
- the purH gene encoding bifunctional phosphoribosylaminoimidazolecarboxamide formyltransferase/IMP cyclohydrolase: MTIKRALVSVSNKDGIIPFVTELVEQGIEVISTGGTKSLLQQNGVKVTGISEVTGFPEIMDGRVKTLHPNIHGGLLAVRSNPDHMKQLEENSILPIDLVVVNLYPFKETISKQDVTFDDAIENIDIGGPTMLRSAAKNHQDVAVVVDPADYAEVLEQIKSEKEVTIATKQKLAAKVFRHTASYDALIAEYLTNAVGEEDPETVTYTFEKKQSLRYGENPHQKATFYKKPLASNVSIAEAEQVHGKELSYNNIKDADAALQIVREFKQPAAVAVKHMNPCGVGTGETIFEAFTRAYEADPTSIFGGIIALNHEVNKETAHKLHEIFLEIVIAPSFDKEALEILTSKKNLRLLTLDVLGAEKQDQQITSIHGGLLVQDEDALSFDDAKITIPTKREPNEQEWEDLKLAWKVVKHVKSNAIVLTKNQMTVGVGAGQMNRVGAAKIAIEQAGALAEGSAMGSDAFFPMNDTVEAAAKAGVTAIIQPGGSIKDEDSIQKADEYGITMVFTGVRHFKH; encoded by the coding sequence ATGACAATCAAACGCGCACTTGTCAGTGTTTCAAATAAAGATGGCATCATTCCATTTGTAACAGAGCTAGTGGAACAAGGAATCGAAGTCATTTCAACAGGCGGAACGAAAAGCCTGCTTCAGCAAAACGGCGTCAAAGTAACAGGGATCTCAGAAGTAACTGGATTTCCTGAAATCATGGACGGCAGAGTGAAAACCCTGCATCCGAATATTCACGGCGGTCTGCTTGCTGTCCGCAGCAATCCAGATCACATGAAACAGCTTGAAGAAAACAGCATTTTGCCGATCGATCTAGTTGTCGTAAATCTTTACCCATTTAAAGAAACGATCTCAAAGCAGGACGTCACGTTTGATGATGCGATCGAAAACATCGATATCGGCGGACCGACCATGCTTCGTTCAGCAGCAAAAAATCATCAGGATGTTGCAGTTGTCGTTGATCCTGCTGACTACGCTGAAGTTCTGGAGCAGATCAAGAGCGAGAAGGAAGTTACGATTGCAACGAAGCAAAAGCTTGCTGCAAAAGTGTTCCGCCATACGGCTTCTTATGACGCGCTTATCGCAGAATATTTAACGAATGCTGTAGGCGAGGAAGACCCTGAGACAGTGACTTATACGTTTGAGAAAAAACAATCGCTTCGATACGGCGAAAACCCTCACCAAAAAGCTACTTTTTACAAAAAGCCATTAGCGAGCAATGTTTCGATTGCAGAAGCGGAGCAGGTTCACGGCAAAGAGCTTTCTTACAACAACATTAAAGATGCAGATGCAGCTCTTCAAATCGTAAGAGAATTTAAGCAGCCTGCAGCTGTGGCCGTAAAACACATGAATCCATGCGGAGTCGGAACAGGCGAAACGATTTTTGAAGCATTCACGCGTGCATATGAAGCAGATCCAACTTCGATTTTCGGCGGAATCATCGCTTTAAACCATGAAGTGAATAAAGAAACAGCTCATAAATTACATGAAATTTTCCTTGAGATTGTCATTGCTCCTTCTTTTGATAAAGAAGCATTAGAGATTTTGACGTCTAAGAAAAACTTAAGACTCCTTACATTAGATGTGTTAGGTGCGGAAAAACAGGATCAGCAAATCACTTCGATTCACGGAGGTCTGCTTGTTCAGGATGAAGATGCGCTTTCTTTTGATGATGCGAAAATCACGATCCCTACAAAGCGTGAACCAAATGAGCAGGAGTGGGAAGACTTAAAGCTTGCATGGAAAGTCGTAAAACATGTGAAATCAAACGCAATCGTTCTTACGAAAAATCAGATGACAGTCGGTGTTGGTGCGGGTCAGATGAACCGTGTCGGTGCGGCGAAGATTGCGATTGAACAGGCAGGAGCTCTTGCTGAAGGAAGTGCAATGGGATCAGATGCATTTTTCCCAATGAACGACACAGTTGAAGCAGCTGCAAAAGCAGGCGTCACAGCAATTATTCAGCCTGGCGGATCCATTAAGGATGAGGATTCCATCCAAAAAGCAGATGAATACGGCATTACGATGGTATTTACAGGAGTTAGACACTTTAAACATTAA
- the purD gene encoding phosphoribosylamine--glycine ligase: MNILIIGRGGREHAIAWKASQSKLARKVFVAPGNDGMSSVAELIAIDEQNTEELVAFAKENKVGLTIVGPEVPLLNGVVNAFQEAGLKVFGPTKEAALIEGSKKFAKELMMKNNIPTGAYQSFTSFEEAKNYVLEQGAPIVIKADGLAAGKGVTVAMTVEEAIDCLHDFLEDAKFGEASSSVVIEEFLDGEEFSLMAFVHGDAVYPMVIAQDHKRAYDHDEGPNTGGMGAYSPVPQISDAVVQEAVETVLKPAAEGMIDNGTPFTGILYAGLILTKQGPKVIEFNARFGDPETQVVLPRLESDLIETLLAILDGKKAEFKWRKEAVMGVVLASNGYPNEYKKGEAIGTLRSSFEQGALFHAGTKKSGDEFVTDGGRVLAVIAYGSDLLEAQTQVYEYVSEVASPALFYRKDIGAKATKHVFS, translated from the coding sequence ATGAACATTCTAATCATTGGCCGCGGAGGCCGTGAACATGCAATCGCCTGGAAGGCATCACAGAGTAAGCTCGCTCGGAAAGTGTTTGTTGCTCCAGGGAACGATGGAATGAGCAGCGTTGCCGAGCTTATTGCAATCGATGAGCAGAATACAGAGGAGCTCGTTGCTTTTGCAAAAGAAAATAAGGTGGGGCTAACAATCGTAGGTCCTGAGGTTCCGCTCCTGAACGGCGTTGTCAATGCGTTTCAAGAAGCGGGACTGAAGGTTTTCGGGCCAACAAAGGAAGCTGCCCTCATTGAAGGCAGCAAGAAGTTCGCCAAGGAATTAATGATGAAAAACAACATTCCGACAGGAGCGTATCAATCGTTTACTTCTTTTGAAGAAGCGAAGAATTACGTCCTTGAACAAGGAGCTCCAATCGTCATAAAAGCGGATGGACTTGCTGCAGGAAAAGGGGTAACCGTCGCTATGACAGTAGAGGAAGCAATCGACTGTCTGCATGATTTTCTTGAAGATGCCAAGTTCGGCGAGGCAAGCAGCTCGGTTGTCATCGAAGAATTTTTAGATGGCGAGGAATTTTCATTGATGGCCTTCGTTCACGGTGATGCTGTCTATCCAATGGTGATTGCGCAGGATCATAAACGGGCATACGATCATGATGAAGGTCCTAATACTGGCGGAATGGGTGCTTACTCTCCGGTTCCTCAAATTTCAGATGCAGTTGTGCAGGAAGCTGTTGAAACAGTGTTAAAGCCGGCAGCTGAAGGCATGATTGACAATGGAACTCCATTTACGGGGATTTTATATGCAGGATTGATCTTAACGAAGCAAGGTCCAAAAGTCATTGAATTTAATGCGCGCTTTGGCGATCCTGAAACACAGGTTGTTCTGCCGCGCTTAGAATCAGACTTGATTGAAACATTGCTTGCTATTTTAGATGGTAAAAAAGCAGAGTTCAAATGGCGCAAGGAAGCAGTAATGGGAGTTGTCCTTGCTTCAAATGGCTATCCGAATGAGTATAAAAAAGGCGAAGCAATCGGTACGCTTCGTTCAAGCTTTGAACAAGGTGCGCTTTTCCACGCAGGGACGAAGAAAAGCGGGGATGAATTTGTAACGGATGGCGGACGGGTTTTAGCTGTTATTGCATACGGCAGCGATTTGCTTGAAGCACAGACTCAAGTGTATGAGTATGTATCTGAAGTAGCATCGCCTGCTCTATTTTACCGCAAGGACATCGGAGCCAAAGCGACTAAACACGTTTTTTCTTAA
- a CDS encoding DUF2892 domain-containing protein yields the protein MKPNIGIVNGLIRITIGLFLLSWASAKYTKKPWNDSLLLMMLLGAMKVGEGILRFCPMVYMYKEYRKEDLEFEDETYNPS from the coding sequence ATGAAACCGAACATCGGCATTGTAAACGGACTGATCCGAATTACAATTGGACTGTTTTTACTATCATGGGCTTCTGCAAAATATACAAAAAAACCGTGGAATGATTCTCTTCTGCTCATGATGCTGCTTGGTGCAATGAAAGTTGGAGAAGGCATTCTCAGATTCTGCCCTATGGTATATATGTATAAGGAATACCGGAAAGAGGATTTGGAGTTTGAGGATGAGACTTATAATCCATCATGA
- the purL gene encoding phosphoribosylformylglycinamidine synthase subunit PurL has protein sequence MSLLLEPTQQMIKEEKIYRQMGVSDDEFSMIEKIMGRLPNYTELGIFSVMWSEHCSYKNSKPVLKKFPTTGEHVLQGPGEGAGIVDIGDEQAVVFKIESHNHPSAIEPYQGAATGVGGIIRDVFSMGARPIALLNSLRFGELTSPRVRYLFEEVVAGIAGYGNCIGIPTVGGEIQFDPSYDGNPLVNAMCVGLINHEDIKKGVAKGIGNTVMYVGAKTGRDGIHGATFASEELTDASDEKRPAVQVGDPFMEKLLLEACLEVIKCDALVGIQDMGAAGLTSSTAEMASKAGSGIEMNLDLVPQREAGMTPYEMMLSESQERMVLVVERGREKEITDIFDKYELEAKAIGVVTDDKMLRLLHKGEVVVEIPVDALAEEAPVYHKPSAEPAYYKEFQEMEASAPEVGDLKETLVNLLKQPTIASKEWVYDQYDYMVRTNTVVAPGSDAAVLRIRDTNKALAMTTDCNSRYLYLDPEVGGMIAVAEAARNIVCSGGRPLAVTDCLNFGNPEKPEIFWQIEKAADGMSEACRVLNSPVIGGNVSLYNETNGTAVYPTPVIGMVGLIEDTKYITTQSFKAAGDLIYLIGETKNEFGGSELQKMVHGKIFGKAPEMDLGVEAERQAQVSAAIRAGLVASAHDVAEGGLAVAAAESTFGTNGLGANITVNGEAVAALFSETQSRFIVTVKPEHQTAFEEMTDSVLIGSVTEDAAFTVKNETGEILIQSKVSALETAWRGAIPCLLKSED, from the coding sequence ATGTCACTACTGCTTGAACCAACACAGCAAATGATTAAAGAAGAGAAAATCTACCGTCAAATGGGCGTTAGTGATGATGAGTTTTCAATGATTGAAAAGATTATGGGACGCCTGCCGAATTATACAGAGCTCGGTATTTTCTCTGTCATGTGGTCAGAACACTGCAGCTATAAAAATTCAAAGCCTGTTTTAAAGAAGTTCCCGACTACCGGCGAGCATGTTCTTCAAGGACCTGGTGAAGGTGCTGGGATCGTTGATATTGGAGACGAGCAGGCAGTTGTGTTTAAAATCGAAAGCCACAATCACCCTTCTGCGATTGAACCTTATCAAGGTGCAGCAACAGGCGTAGGCGGAATCATCCGTGATGTCTTTTCAATGGGTGCACGTCCTATCGCTCTATTAAACTCTTTGCGCTTCGGGGAATTAACCTCTCCACGCGTCCGTTATTTGTTTGAAGAAGTTGTTGCAGGTATTGCCGGCTACGGAAATTGCATCGGTATTCCAACTGTCGGAGGAGAGATTCAGTTTGATCCTTCTTACGATGGAAATCCGCTTGTAAATGCGATGTGTGTCGGGTTAATCAACCATGAAGATATTAAAAAAGGTGTGGCAAAAGGAATTGGCAATACCGTGATGTATGTTGGCGCTAAAACTGGCCGCGACGGCATTCACGGCGCTACATTTGCATCAGAGGAACTGACGGATGCATCAGATGAAAAACGCCCTGCTGTACAAGTAGGAGATCCGTTTATGGAAAAGCTTTTGCTTGAAGCTTGTCTAGAGGTTATAAAATGCGATGCTCTTGTTGGCATTCAGGACATGGGAGCAGCGGGACTTACAAGCTCGACTGCTGAAATGGCGAGCAAAGCAGGTTCAGGCATCGAGATGAATTTAGATTTAGTACCTCAGCGTGAAGCAGGAATGACACCTTATGAAATGATGCTCTCTGAATCACAGGAGCGCATGGTATTAGTCGTTGAACGAGGCCGTGAAAAAGAAATCACCGACATTTTTGACAAATATGAGCTTGAAGCAAAAGCAATCGGGGTTGTAACAGATGATAAAATGCTCCGTCTTCTCCATAAAGGCGAGGTAGTTGTAGAAATTCCGGTTGATGCACTTGCAGAAGAAGCACCTGTCTATCACAAGCCATCTGCAGAGCCGGCTTATTATAAAGAGTTTCAGGAGATGGAAGCAAGCGCGCCTGAAGTGGGTGACTTGAAGGAAACTCTAGTGAACCTTTTAAAACAGCCCACAATTGCAAGCAAAGAATGGGTTTATGATCAATATGACTACATGGTCCGCACAAATACGGTTGTAGCACCTGGCTCTGATGCAGCTGTTCTCCGTATTCGCGATACAAATAAAGCACTTGCGATGACAACAGACTGCAACTCAAGATATCTTTACCTCGATCCTGAAGTTGGCGGAATGATTGCCGTTGCAGAGGCTGCACGCAATATCGTCTGCTCAGGCGGAAGACCGCTTGCTGTGACAGACTGCCTGAACTTTGGAAATCCTGAGAAGCCTGAGATTTTCTGGCAAATCGAAAAAGCAGCCGATGGCATGAGTGAAGCGTGCCGTGTGCTGAATTCACCGGTTATTGGCGGAAACGTATCGCTTTATAATGAAACAAACGGAACAGCTGTTTATCCGACACCTGTAATTGGAATGGTTGGTTTAATTGAAGATACAAAATACATCACAACACAATCCTTCAAAGCAGCAGGCGACCTGATCTACTTGATCGGCGAAACGAAAAATGAATTTGGCGGCAGTGAGCTGCAAAAAATGGTTCACGGCAAGATTTTCGGCAAAGCACCTGAGATGGATCTTGGAGTGGAAGCAGAGCGCCAGGCACAGGTATCAGCAGCGATCCGCGCTGGATTAGTAGCATCTGCACATGACGTAGCTGAAGGCGGTTTGGCAGTAGCAGCTGCAGAAAGCACATTCGGTACGAACGGACTTGGTGCAAACATCACAGTAAATGGCGAAGCAGTTGCCGCACTTTTCAGTGAAACACAGTCCCGTTTTATCGTGACAGTAAAGCCTGAACACCAGACAGCGTTTGAAGAAATGACAGATTCTGTGTTAATCGGAAGTGTAACAGAAGATGCAGCATTCACTGTGAAAAATGAAACAGGCGAAATCTTAATTCAATCGAAGGTAAGCGCGCTTGAAACAGCTTGGAGAGGAGCGATTCCATGCTTGCTGAAATCAGAGGATTAA
- a CDS encoding EYxxD motif small membrane protein codes for MIMEYLTDMTFVLALLIGSIVALMFVYVKKKRV; via the coding sequence ATGATCATGGAATATTTAACCGATATGACATTCGTGCTTGCTTTGCTTATCGGCAGTATTGTTGCCTTAATGTTTGTCTATGTTAAGAAAAAACGTGTTTAG
- the purF gene encoding amidophosphoribosyltransferase, whose amino-acid sequence MLAEIRGLNEECGVFGIWGHSEAPQITYYGLHSLQHRGQEGAGIVSTDGKKLTCVKGQGLITEVFSGGRLNDIQGKGAIGHVRYATAGGGGFENVQPLLFRSESGGLALAHNGNLVNANGLKHQLENQGSIFQSTSDTEVLAHLIKRSGYFSMKDKIKNALTMIKGAYAFLIMTETEMMVALDPNGLRPLSIGMLGDSYVVASETCAFDIIGAEYLREVEPGELLIINDEGLRSERFSMNVNRAICSMEYIYFSRPDSNIDGINVHTARKNLGKRMAIEAPFEADVVTGVPDSSISAAIGYAEASGIPYELGLIKNRYVGRTFIQPSQSLREQGVKMKLSAVRGVVEGKRVVMVDDSIVRGTTSRRIVNMLRDAGATEVHVCITSPPISNPCFYGIDTSSTEELIAASHSVEEIREIIGADTLTFLSVEGLLEGIGRPYEGERRGQCLACFTGKYPTEIYPDTELPHEKEEVLTK is encoded by the coding sequence ATGCTTGCTGAAATCAGAGGATTAAACGAAGAGTGCGGAGTGTTCGGGATTTGGGGACACTCTGAGGCACCGCAAATCACATATTACGGCTTGCATAGTCTACAGCACCGCGGTCAAGAGGGTGCAGGGATTGTTTCAACGGACGGGAAGAAGCTGACTTGTGTAAAAGGGCAGGGCCTGATTACAGAAGTATTCAGCGGCGGCCGTCTGAATGATATTCAAGGAAAAGGAGCCATCGGCCACGTTCGTTATGCGACGGCTGGGGGAGGCGGATTTGAAAATGTTCAGCCGCTTCTTTTCCGTTCTGAAAGCGGCGGTCTGGCTCTTGCTCATAATGGTAACTTAGTGAATGCAAACGGCCTGAAGCATCAGCTTGAAAATCAGGGAAGTATTTTTCAGTCAACTTCAGATACAGAGGTACTTGCTCACTTAATTAAGAGAAGCGGATACTTCTCAATGAAGGATAAAATTAAAAATGCGCTGACGATGATCAAAGGAGCATATGCCTTTTTAATCATGACGGAAACGGAAATGATGGTGGCGCTTGATCCGAACGGTCTTCGCCCATTATCAATCGGCATGCTTGGCGACTCTTATGTTGTTGCATCAGAAACATGTGCTTTTGACATTATCGGTGCAGAATATCTTCGTGAGGTTGAGCCTGGAGAACTTTTAATCATCAATGATGAAGGTCTCCGCTCTGAGCGATTCTCTATGAACGTTAATCGCGCGATCTGCAGCATGGAATATATCTATTTTTCAAGACCTGACAGCAATATCGACGGCATCAATGTTCATACAGCACGCAAAAATCTTGGAAAACGCATGGCAATCGAAGCGCCATTTGAAGCAGATGTTGTCACAGGTGTGCCGGATTCAAGTATTTCAGCAGCGATTGGGTATGCAGAAGCATCAGGTATTCCTTATGAACTTGGATTAATCAAAAACCGTTATGTCGGCAGAACGTTTATCCAGCCTTCGCAGTCTCTCAGAGAGCAAGGGGTAAAAATGAAGCTGTCTGCAGTACGAGGCGTTGTTGAAGGCAAACGTGTTGTCATGGTTGATGACTCCATCGTGCGCGGTACAACGAGCCGCAGAATCGTCAACATGCTGAGAGATGCGGGAGCAACGGAAGTGCATGTCTGCATTACGTCACCGCCGATCAGCAATCCATGCTTCTACGGAATTGATACATCATCAACAGAAGAGTTGATTGCAGCAAGCCATTCAGTGGAAGAAATCCGCGAAATTATTGGTGCTGACACGCTGACTTTCTTAAGTGTAGAAGGGCTGCTTGAAGGAATTGGACGCCCTTATGAAGGAGAGCGCCGCGGACAGTGTTTAGCTTGTTTTACAGGGAAATATCCGACAGAAATTTATCCGGATACAGAATTGCCTCATGAAAAGGAAGAAGTGCTGACGAAATAA
- the purS gene encoding phosphoribosylformylglycinamidine synthase subunit PurS, whose translation MYKVKVFVTLRESVLDPQGSAVQHALHSMNYKEVNDVRIGKYMELTIEKTERDLDATVREMCEKLLANTVIEDYRYEVEEVVAQ comes from the coding sequence ATGTACAAAGTAAAGGTATTCGTTACACTCAGAGAAAGCGTTCTTGATCCACAGGGAAGCGCGGTACAGCACGCATTGCACAGCATGAACTACAAAGAGGTTAACGATGTTCGGATTGGAAAGTACATGGAGCTTACGATTGAAAAGACTGAGCGTGACCTGGATGCGACTGTTCGTGAAATGTGCGAAAAGCTGCTTGCAAATACAGTCATTGAAGACTACCGCTATGAGGTGGAGGAGGTTGTCGCACAGTGA
- the purN gene encoding phosphoribosylglycinamide formyltransferase has product MIKIAVFASGTGSNFQAIIDEVKSGRLAAEIALLVCDRPGAKVAERAEKENIPVFEFSPKEFKNKEAFETIILNQLKQYNVSYVVLAGYMRLIGDTLLTAFPENIINLHPSLLPSFPGKDAIGQAFNAGVKVTGITIHFVDAGMDTGPIIAQKALEVEESDTLDTLSAKIHKLEHTYYPHVLNTLFQKRELEV; this is encoded by the coding sequence ATGATCAAAATAGCGGTATTTGCTTCTGGAACGGGCTCTAATTTTCAGGCTATTATAGATGAAGTGAAGAGCGGAAGACTGGCAGCGGAAATTGCGCTTCTGGTTTGCGACAGACCGGGAGCAAAAGTCGCTGAACGCGCTGAAAAAGAAAACATCCCGGTCTTCGAGTTTTCACCGAAGGAATTTAAAAACAAGGAAGCATTTGAAACCATCATCCTAAATCAATTGAAGCAGTATAACGTTTCTTATGTAGTGCTCGCAGGATATATGAGGCTGATTGGTGATACCCTGCTCACTGCTTTTCCTGAAAATATCATCAATCTGCATCCTTCTTTGCTGCCGTCGTTTCCAGGCAAGGATGCGATTGGCCAGGCTTTTAACGCAGGAGTGAAAGTAACAGGGATTACGATTCACTTTGTAGACGCAGGCATGGATACGGGACCGATTATTGCTCAAAAAGCGCTTGAAGTAGAAGAGTCTGACACTTTAGATACGTTATCTGCAAAGATTCATAAACTCGAGCACACATACTATCCGCACGTACTAAATACCCTTTTCCAAAAAAGAGAGCTAGAGGTGTAA
- the purQ gene encoding phosphoribosylformylglycinamidine synthase subunit PurQ: MKFAVIVFPGSNCDIDMFHAIKDELGEEAEYIWHDETDLSRFDGILLPGGFSYGDYLRSGAIARFANVMKEVVKAAEEGKPVLGVCNGFQILLEAGLLPGAMKRNENLKFMCRPTNLIVQNEKTMFTSAYEKEQVISVPIAHGEGNYYCDELTLERLRENNQIVFTYENNPNGSLEDIAGIVNERGNVLGMMPHPERAVDSLLGSADGLNLFKSIVKNWRESHVTTA, translated from the coding sequence GTGAAATTCGCCGTCATCGTTTTTCCGGGATCAAACTGTGATATTGATATGTTCCACGCTATCAAGGATGAGCTCGGTGAAGAAGCAGAGTACATTTGGCATGATGAAACAGATCTAAGCCGTTTTGACGGTATTCTTCTTCCGGGGGGATTTTCATACGGAGACTATCTTCGCTCTGGCGCCATCGCGCGTTTTGCAAATGTCATGAAGGAAGTTGTTAAAGCTGCAGAAGAAGGAAAGCCGGTTCTTGGTGTATGCAATGGGTTTCAGATTTTACTTGAAGCAGGCTTATTGCCGGGTGCGATGAAGCGCAATGAAAACTTGAAATTCATGTGCCGCCCGACAAACCTTATCGTTCAAAATGAGAAAACGATGTTCACTTCTGCCTATGAAAAAGAGCAGGTCATCTCTGTTCCGATCGCGCATGGTGAAGGAAACTACTATTGTGATGAGCTGACTTTAGAAAGATTAAGAGAAAACAATCAAATTGTCTTCACATATGAAAACAATCCAAATGGAAGTTTGGAAGATATCGCAGGAATCGTAAATGAGCGCGGAAATGTTCTTGGAATGATGCCTCATCCTGAACGTGCAGTTGATTCACTGCTTGGAAGCGCGGATGGACTGAACCTATTTAAATCGATCGTGAAAAACTGGAGGGAATCTCATGTCACTACTGCTTGA